A genome region from Streptomyces xanthophaeus includes the following:
- a CDS encoding acyl-CoA dehydrogenase family protein, which yields MTSQAVGGNGTGGQGPAAAERWREREDEDSLFRQLRLTVRQGLEVDGDTPAGAWEALTQVGAWEFALPIGHDGLDLGQAVIAMVCEEAGNAMQPVPLTDTLLALDLVSGLGPLAPEAADSLLDQVRTGELALAVPGRLPDPRGTVPPGITWKPDPDTGAVVLTGTGGPFAAGVGPGALLVLAGGPDGPCVALVPLPTEGVQVRPLRDHGGGAVASAVFDEVRLPAEAVLLSGLAAEQALARVGLRAAVHQASLLAGITAAALTAVVSRIRGRQQFGQALVKHQGPRLRVAGLLARLDAVRWAVGDAARDLDEDRLTAGEAAGLIALTAETTLDVTRDAVHLHGASGLVRDGLVAGCYRRAAWEAMRCGRPAHLWDIAAHTP from the coding sequence GTGACATCACAGGCGGTAGGCGGGAACGGCACGGGCGGCCAGGGCCCGGCGGCGGCCGAGCGCTGGCGGGAGCGGGAGGACGAGGACTCGCTCTTCCGCCAGCTCCGGCTCACCGTGCGCCAGGGCCTGGAGGTCGACGGGGACACCCCGGCCGGCGCCTGGGAGGCGCTGACCCAGGTCGGCGCGTGGGAGTTCGCCCTGCCCATCGGCCACGACGGGCTCGACCTCGGCCAGGCGGTCATCGCCATGGTGTGCGAGGAGGCGGGCAACGCGATGCAGCCCGTCCCGCTGACCGACACCCTCCTCGCCCTGGACCTGGTCTCCGGCCTCGGCCCGCTGGCCCCCGAAGCCGCCGACAGCCTCCTGGACCAGGTACGCACCGGGGAACTGGCACTCGCCGTGCCGGGCCGGCTGCCCGATCCGCGGGGCACCGTACCGCCGGGCATCACCTGGAAGCCGGACCCGGACACCGGCGCCGTCGTCCTCACCGGAACCGGTGGCCCCTTCGCCGCCGGGGTCGGCCCGGGCGCCCTGCTGGTCCTGGCCGGCGGCCCCGACGGCCCGTGCGTGGCACTCGTACCCCTGCCCACCGAGGGCGTCCAGGTCCGCCCGCTGCGCGACCACGGCGGGGGAGCCGTCGCCAGTGCCGTCTTCGACGAGGTACGGCTGCCTGCCGAGGCGGTGCTGCTGAGCGGCCTCGCCGCCGAACAGGCCCTCGCCCGCGTGGGGCTGCGCGCCGCCGTCCACCAGGCCTCACTGCTGGCCGGGATCACGGCGGCCGCCCTGACTGCGGTCGTCTCCCGGATCCGCGGCCGGCAGCAGTTCGGCCAGGCCCTGGTCAAACACCAGGGCCCCCGGCTGCGCGTGGCAGGGCTGCTGGCCCGCCTCGACGCCGTGCGCTGGGCCGTGGGCGACGCGGCCCGGGACCTCGACGAGGACCGGCTCACCGCGGGGGAGGCCGCCGGACTGATCGCCCTCACGGCGGAGACCACCCTCGACGTGACCCGTGACGCGGTGCATCTGCACGGCGCCTCGGGCCTGGTCCGGGACGGCCTGGTGGCGGGCTGCTACCGGCGCGCCGCCTGGGAGGCCATGCGCTGCGGGCGCCCCGCCCACCTCTGGGACATCGCGGCGCACACGCCCTGA
- a CDS encoding GNAT family N-acetyltransferase produces the protein MSLEVRPATADLWDDIRQVLQPKKSAHTCWCMAWRLSTGDYGRLTADERGEHLRGLMEKADPPPGVLGFLDGEVAGWCNVAPRRQLDRLTSSKTITPVDDLPVWSVTCFVVRKDFRGKGVASGLLEGAVEHARAHGAPAVEGYPVDPEGGRVNPTLAYVGTMDMFERAGFRRVHRTEAKSDKRHRWVMRRDLV, from the coding sequence ATGAGTTTAGAAGTACGGCCCGCCACGGCGGATCTGTGGGACGACATCCGCCAGGTGCTCCAGCCGAAGAAGAGCGCGCACACGTGCTGGTGCATGGCGTGGCGGCTGTCCACCGGCGACTACGGGCGGCTCACGGCGGACGAGCGGGGCGAGCACCTGCGCGGCCTGATGGAGAAGGCCGATCCGCCGCCCGGGGTCCTCGGGTTCCTGGACGGCGAGGTGGCGGGCTGGTGCAACGTGGCCCCGCGCCGGCAGCTCGACCGGCTGACCTCCTCGAAGACGATCACACCGGTGGACGATCTGCCCGTGTGGTCGGTGACCTGCTTCGTCGTGCGCAAGGACTTCCGCGGCAAGGGGGTCGCCTCGGGCCTGCTGGAGGGGGCCGTCGAGCACGCGCGCGCCCACGGCGCGCCCGCCGTCGAGGGGTATCCGGTGGATCCGGAGGGCGGCCGGGTCAATCCGACCCTGGCCTATGTCGGGACGATGGACATGTTCGAGCGGGCGGGCTTCCGCCGGGTCCACCGCACCGAGGCCAAGAGCGACAAGCGGCACCGCTGGGTCATGCGGCGCGACCTGGTCTGA